TGTGGTAACGCTGTCGTGGGAGGCATTTGAGTTGGCTGCAGGTTTGTGGCAACCAGCGACCTATCTGGTCGATACGGTCCAAGACATCGTGATCGGTTTTAGTGGGGGATTACTCGCATATGCGGTTTTGCGTCGCTATACAATAAACTAACTATGAGTGCGACAATTGGTTTTTATGGTGGCGTCGGCAGTGTGACTGGCGCTAATTTCATGCTTGATACAGGCAAGCTCGCGGTCTTGGTAGACTGTGGTTTAGAACAAGGTGATAAGTTTGCGGATGAGCGCAACGCAGAAGCGTTTGTCTATGACCCAACGCACGTCGATGCACTTTTTGTGACTCACGCGCACGCTGATCATATTGGACGTATCCCGAAGTTGGTACGAGAGGGATTTCGAGGAGCGATCTATTCAACTTTGCCGACCAAGGAGCTGGCAACGATCATGTTTGATGATGCCCTTCACATCATGGAGTACGAAGCGAAGAGAGATAAGCGTCAGCCGATCTATAGTCAGACTGATATCGATACAGCGTTGTTGCTCTGGAAAACTGCTGACTATCACGAAGAGGTTGTGTTAAAGGATGATGTCACCGCCACACTCACCAATGCTGGACATATCCTTGGTTCTGCAATGGTGCAGTTCACTCGGTTTGGTAAAAAAGTCGTGTTCACGGGTGATGTCGGCAATGTGCCGCAGCCACTGATGGATCGACCCGAGGTGCCTGAGAAATATGATTACATGGTGATGGAGAGTGTGTATGGTGACCGGGTGCACGAAGAAGTGGAAGAACGTACGGCGATCCTCAAACACTACATTCAAGAGACGATTCGCAAAGAGGGAACACTCATCATTCCTGCATTTTCGCTAGAACGCACCCAAGGCATACTCTTTG
Above is a window of Candidatus Nomurabacteria bacterium DNA encoding:
- a CDS encoding MBL fold metallo-hydrolase; the encoded protein is MSATIGFYGGVGSVTGANFMLDTGKLAVLVDCGLEQGDKFADERNAEAFVYDPTHVDALFVTHAHADHIGRIPKLVREGFRGAIYSTLPTKELATIMFDDALHIMEYEAKRDKRQPIYSQTDIDTALLLWKTADYHEEVVLKDDVTATLTNAGHILGSAMVQFTRFGKKVVFTGDVGNVPQPLMDRPEVPEKYDYMVMESVYGDRVHEEVEERTAILKHYIQETIRKEGTLIIPAFSLERTQGILFEINNMVESGEIDPIKTYLDSPLAIRVTDVYKHAADHFRPEVQEQIEAGDDIFSFEGLSFTETVKESAEIARFGGPKIIIAGSGMSHGGRIREHEKQFLGDPNTTLLLVGYQTVGSIGRLLQDGANQVWIDGMQVRVKAQIATIRGYSGHADRNQLIDLVYAGTQDYQPKQVFVTMGEERASLFLTQRLRDYLGVNAIAPEANSEAEIDF